From the Lolium rigidum isolate FL_2022 chromosome 2, APGP_CSIRO_Lrig_0.1, whole genome shotgun sequence genome, one window contains:
- the LOC124691466 gene encoding vacuolar sorting protein 3-like: MGSHPAPPAPSRTALSPFATLDPAVLAALPATTPITVRSAALSAPHLLYLGTGGGKLLLFSLQTPSAPEFLRLVPTGANRPVSAILPLPSVSRVLLLADGALLLADPLLARPVRRLGSLRNVAAVAASSTSPSSCSLAVAVGEKLLAIDLTLREADELEVQTREIAAGPGVDAISVLAWAGEGSVFAGTASGYSLFSTGGSVDIFALPESAGSPRIRPLSGGEEVMLLVDNVGVVVDRFGNPSGSSFVFNSRPDCIVEVFPYVVVAGESKLDVYRRRNGAHLQTVAIESSRAGVLTVASDDKVVVIATVYKVFCYIKVSAVEQIKAPLRRKSYREAISLLEEFESDGEISKDMISFVHAQLGFLLFFDLRFEDAVNHFLLSETMQPAEIFPFIMRDPNRWSDLVPRKRYWGLHPPPKPLEEVIDDGLVTLQRALFLKKAGVDTVVDEDFLSNPPSRSDLLELAIRNIIRYLCVAREKTLSPAEMEGVDTLLMYLYRALDLVDDMERLASSQNSCVVEELESLLENSGHQRTLAFLYGSKGMCSQAVAIWRILARNYSTGLWKDRPNLPETDSHESLAEKRSGGQIAAIEASKILQATSDQDLVLEHLGWVADIDQDLATAILTSETREKQLSAEKVIAALDSGKVGIHQRYLQWLIEDQGCDDPHYHTSYALLLSKSAMQAFHVESNSGEKDDREIDSDVQFIFSLRERLQLFLQSSDLYDPEEVLDVIEDSELWLEKAILYRKMGQENIVLQILALKLEDSEAAEQYCAEIGRDDAYIQLLDLYLDPKNGREPMFTAAVRLLHNHGKSLDPIQVLERLSSDMPLQLASDTILRMLRARVHHHRQGQIVHSLSLATNLDARLTRLEERSRHVQLTDESICDSCRARLGTKLFVMYPDDSVVCYRCYRNQGDSVSQRGRNFRKDAIFKQSWLVSR; this comes from the exons ATGGGATCCcacccggcgccgcccgcgcccTCCCGCACGGCCCTCTCCCCCTTCGCCACGCTCGACCCGGCCGTGCTCGCCGCGCTCCCGGCCACCACCCCCATCACCGTCCGCTCCGCCGCACTCTCCGCGCCGCACCTCCTCTACCTCGGCACCGGCGGCGGcaagctgctcctcttctccctcCAGACCCCCTCCGCCCCGGAGTTCCTCCGCCTCGTCCCCACCGGCGCCAACCGCCCCGTCTCCGCCATCCTCCCGCTCCCCTCCGTCTCCCGCGTGCTCCTGCTCGCCGAcggcgccctcctcctcgccgaCCCGCTCCTCGCGCGCCCCGTCCGCCGCCTCGGCTCCCTCCGcaacgtcgccgccgtcgccgcctcttccacctccccctcctcctGCTCTCTCGCGGTCGCTGTCGGGGAGAAGCTGCTCGCCATCGACCTCACCCTGCGCGAGGCCGACGAGCTGGAGGTCCAGACGCGCGAGATCGCCGCCGGCCCCGGCGTAGACGCCATCAGCGTGCTCGCCTGGGCCGGCGAGGGCTCGGTCTTCGCCGGCACCGCCTCAGGGTACTCGCTCTTCTCCACCGGCGGGAGCGTCGACATATTCGCCCTCCCGGAGTCGGCCGGGTCGCCCAGGATCAGGCCACTGTCCGGGGGCGAGGAGGTGATGCTGCTGGTGGACAATGTCGGCGTGGTTGTCGACCGCTTCGGGAACCCTTCCGGAAGCAGCTTCGTGTTTAACAGCAGGCCGGATTGCATCGTCGAGGTGTTTCCATACGTGGTGGTGGCCGGGGAGTCGAAGTTGGACGTGTACAGGAGGAGGAATGGGGCGCACTTGCAGACCGTCGCGATCGAGAGTAGCCGTGCCGGTGTGCTGACCGTGGCGAGTGATGATAAGGTCGTTGTCATCGCTACGGTTTATAAG GTTTTCTGCTACATCAAAGTATCTGCAGTGGAACAGATCAAGGCGCCATTGCGAAGAAAGAGTTATAGGGAAGCTATTTCTTTGTTGGAAGAGTTTGAATCTGATGGTGAAATCTCGAAGGATATGATCTCCTTTGTCCATGCACAGCTTGGATTCTTACTATTCTTTGACTTGCGTTTTGAGGATGCTGTTAATCATTTCTTGCTGTCGGAGACTATGCAACCAGCAGAAATATTTCCATTCATCATGCGGGATCCTAATCGCTGGTCGGATCTG GTGCCAAGAAAGCGTTATTGGGGCTTGCATCCTCCCCCTAAGCCTCTTGAAGAAGTTATTGACGATGGACTGGTAACACTTCAACGGGCATTGTTTCTCAAAAAGGCAGGTGTGGACACAGTTGTGGATGAAGATTTCCTTTCAAATCCTCCAAGTAGATCTGATTTATTGGAACTAGCTATCAGAAATATTATCAG GTACCTGTGTGTAGCACGTGAGAAGACCTTGTCTCCTGCAGAGATGGAAGGAGTTGATACTCTTCTGATGTACCTTTATAGGGCACTCGATCTTGTTGATGACATGGAGAGGCTTGCATCATCTCAAAATAGCTGTGTTGTG GAGGAACTAGAATCACTGTTGGAAAACTCTGGACATCAGCGGACACTTGCTTTCttatatggtagtaagggaatgtGCTCCCAAGCTGTTGCTATCTGGCGTATCTTAGCAAGGAATTACAGCACAGGTTTGTGGAAGGATCGTCCTAATCTGCCTGAAACGGACTCCCATGAATCTTTGGCTGAAAAAAGGTCTGGTGGGCAAATTGCTGCTATCGAAGCCTCCAAGATACTTCAAGCAACATCTGATCAGGACCTTGTTCTGGAACATCTTGGATGG GTGGCAGACATTGATCAGGACCTTGCAACTGCAATTTTAACATCTGAGACGCGGGAAAAACAGCTTTCTGCTG AAAAGGTTATTGCTGCCCTTGATTCAGGAAAGGTTGGGATTCACCAAAG ATATTTGCAGTGGTTGATCGAGGATCAGGGCTGTGATGACCCTCACTACCACACATCATATGCACTATTGCTGTCGAAATCTGCCATGCAAGCATTTCATGTGGAGTCAAATTCTGGAGAGAAAGATGATAGAGAAATTGACTCCGATGTACAGTTCATTTTTTCGTTGAGAGAAAGGTTGCAATTATTTTTGCAATCTTCGGACTTGTATGATCCAGAAGAAGTGCTTGATGTTATAGAAGACTCTGAGCTATGGCTGGAAAAG GCAATATTATATAGGAAAATGGGCCAAGAGAACATTGTACTTCAGATACTGGCACT GAAGCTGGAGGATAGTGAAGCTGCTGAGCAGTACTGTGCAGAGATTGGTAGAGATGATGCATATATTCA GCTTTTGGATTTGTATTTGGACCCCAAAAATGGGAGAGAACCAATGTTCACAGCAGCTGTCCGACTTCTGCATAATCACGGAAAATCTTTGGATCCCATACAAGTATTGGAG AGATTATCCTCCGACATGCCTCTTCAGCTAGCCTCAGATACCATCTTGCGAATGCTCAGAGCTCGGGTGCACCATCATCGCCAAGGGCAG ATAGTTCATAGTTTATCACTCGCGACAAACCTTGATGCGCGATTGACAAGATTAGAGGAGAGATCAAGGCATGTG